From the Fulvia fulva chromosome 2, complete sequence genome, one window contains:
- a CDS encoding Citrate synthase, mitochondrial, with translation MVLNNIARTALRRTMAAQPAVQSWTSRSAFNATRTYASKSASLKETFAASLPEKIEQIKMLKKEYGSKVIGEVTLDQVYGGARGIKSLVWEGSVLDSEEGIRFRGKTIPECQELLPKAPGGQEPLPEGLFWLLLTGEIPTEQQVRDLSAEWAARSDVPSFVTELIDRCPSDLHPMAQLSIAVNALEHESAFSKAYAKGIKKTEYWEHTFEDSMDLIAKLPTIAARIYRNVYKDGKVAPIQKDKDYGYNLANQLGFAENSDFVELMRLYLTIHSDHEGGNVSAHTTHLVGSALSSPFLSLAAGLNGLAGPLHGLANQEVLNWLQEMKKSVGSDLSDENISKYLWDTLKAGRVVPGYGHAVLRKTDPRYVSQREFAMKHLPDDPMFKLVSQVYKIAPGVLTEHGKTKNPYPNVDAHSGVLLQYYGLTEQNFYTVLFGVSRALGVLPQLIIDRAVGAPIERPKSFSTEAWAKLVGAKL, from the exons ATGGTTCTCAACAACATTGCCCGGACTGCGCTTCGCCGCACCATGGCCGCCCAGCCTGCCGTCCAGAGCTGGACTTCCCGTTCGGCATTCAACGCAACGAGGACCTACGCCAGTAAGAGCGCC TCGCTGAAAGAGACATTCGCCGCAAGCCTCCCGGAGAAGATTGAGCAGATCAAGATGCTGAAGAAGGAGTACGGCAGCAAAGTCATTGGTGAGGTCACCCTCGACCAGGTATACGGTGGTGCCCGTGGCATCAAGTCGCTCGTGTGGGAGGGCTCAGTTCTTGACTCTGAGGAGGGTATCCGATTCCGCGGCAAGACTATCCCAGAATGCCAGGAGCTTCTTCCAAAGGCACCAGGTGGCCAGGAGCCATTGCCAGAGGGCCTTTTCTGGCTCCTCTTGACCGGCGAGATCCCAACAGAGCAGCAGGTTCGCGACCTATCCGCTGAGTGGGCTGCCCGCTCTGACGTTCCATCGTTCGTCACCGAGCTCATCGACCGCTGCCCATCTGACCTCCACCCAATGGCTCAGCTTTCCATCGCTGTCAACGCGCTCGAGCACGAGTCTGCTTTCTCCAAGGCATACGCCAAGGGTATCAAAAAGACGGAATACTGGGAGCACACATTCGAAGACAGCATGGACCTCATCGCAAAGCTGCCCACCATCGCTGCCCGTATCTACCGCAACGTCTACAAGGATGGCAAGGTTGCACCAATCCAGAAGGACAAGGACTACGGTTACAATTTGGCCAACCAGCTTGGTTTCGCTGAGAACAGCGACTTTGTTGAGCTCATGCGCCTCTACCTGACCATCCACTCTGACCACGAGGGTGGCAACGTCTCTGCCCACACCACTCACTTGGTCGGTTCGGCACTCTCCTCTCCATTCCTCTCGCTCGCCGCTGGTCTCAACGGTCTCGCCGGTCCTCTCCACGGTCTCGCCAACCAGGAAGTGCTCAACTGGCTTCAGGAGATGAAGAAGAGCGTTGGCTCGGACCTGTCTGATGAGAACATCAGCAAGTACCTCTGGGACACCCTCAAGGCCGGCCGCGTCGTGCCAGGTTACGGTCACGCCGTTCTCCGCAAGACCGACCCACGTTACGTATCGCAGCGCGAGTTTGCCATGAAGCACCTTCCAGACGACCCAATGTTCAAGCTCGTCTCCCAGGTGTACAAGATTGCCCCAGGTGTCCTCACGGAGCACGGCAAGACCAAGAACCCATACCCCAACGTCGACGCACACTCCGGTGTCCTTCTCCAATACTACGGCCTCACCGAGCAGAACTTCTACACCGTGCTCTTTGGTGTCAGCAGAGCCCTTGGTGTCCTTCCACAGCTCATCATCGACCGCGCTGTTGGTGCTCCAATCGAGCGACCAAAGTCGTTCAGCACCGAGGCCTGGGCCAAGCTTGTCGGCGCCAAGTTGTGA